The genome window ACCGGCAGCGGCACGGCCCGGCTCGCGCCCGACGGCACTCGGCTGGCGAGCGGCGCGATCGCCTCGATCGGCGGCCGCGCCGTCGTCGCCCGCGTGCTGGTTCACGGGGCGCCAGGCCGAGCCGTCTCGGTCGACCTTCCCGCGCGCGTCGAGATGATCGGCATGAAGGGCGGGATGCTCATCATCGAGCGGTTGATCAGCGACCTGCCGGACGATCCCAAGCTCGATTCGAACGGCGAGCTGGCGTTCCGCATCGGCGGCGAACTGTCGCTGGATGGCGAGGCCGACGGCGAATATCGCGGCAGCCTGCCGGTCGCCGTCGACTACCTCTGAATTGGTGAACGCGGCGGTAACCATAGCTCACAGCAAAGCCGTAAGCGGTTGCGGTTAACAGGGCGGTACGGATGACGGGCCCCAGGGTTCGGCCAGCCGACGATTTGGAACCTGTGGGGAAATGAACATGATCAAGCTTCTCAAGACGACGGCGCTGGTCGCCGCTACCGGCCTCGCCTTCACCGCCACCCCGGCGCTCGCCGCCGACGGCAACCCGGCCACCGCCACCGGCACCGGCAAGGTCCGCATCCTCCAGCCGCTGTCGATCGACGCGACCGGCGGCCTGCTCGACTTCGGCGTGCTCGTGAAGGGCACGACGGTCGTCGCTGCCAACTACTATGACTTCACCGTGAGCACCGCCGGCGCTTTCTCGCCGTGCGATACCAACTGGGCCTGCTCGGCGACCAAGAGCGCCGCCGACTTCACCGTCAGCGGAGCGGCCGGCGAGAGCGTTCAGGTCACCATCGACGACACCGTCGACCTGGATGGCAGCGGCGCCAACGATTATCTCGACGTCGACCTGGTCCTCAGCGGCGACGGCGACAACGACAGCGACGCGACCTACGTGCTGACTGGCGGCTCGGCTGACTTCAGCGTCGGCGGCACGCTGACCGTTCGCGGCGACGTTCCGACCGGCACCTACACTGCGCCGTTCAACGTCTCGGCCGAATATCTGTAAGCCATATCGTCGGCTTCCCCCACGGGGGATCGAAAG of Sphingomonas mesophila contains these proteins:
- a CDS encoding DUF4402 domain-containing protein, yielding MIKLLKTTALVAATGLAFTATPALAADGNPATATGTGKVRILQPLSIDATGGLLDFGVLVKGTTVVAANYYDFTVSTAGAFSPCDTNWACSATKSAADFTVSGAAGESVQVTIDDTVDLDGSGANDYLDVDLVLSGDGDNDSDATYVLTGGSADFSVGGTLTVRGDVPTGTYTAPFNVSAEYL
- a CDS encoding DUF4402 domain-containing protein encodes the protein MFSHPPNRLAIMPGPRLALILLVGALAAFADPRAAGAQCRLCEAPDLTVPEGAERPPLEVTIDTDLDFDRLLLATTGSGTARLAPDGTRLASGAIASIGGRAVVARVLVHGAPGRAVSVDLPARVEMIGMKGGMLIIERLISDLPDDPKLDSNGELAFRIGGELSLDGEADGEYRGSLPVAVDYL